Proteins encoded within one genomic window of Anopheles gambiae chromosome 3, idAnoGambNW_F1_1, whole genome shotgun sequence:
- the LOC1270745 gene encoding uncharacterized protein LOC1270745: MWNSITASGLMLVAALATLCHGACDEPCPVPPKHYAELGCKPILEEGQCCPKRYQCPELTDRDGNKCYFNGNIYPAGAKLAPAEQEIHSCSPACFCSNHTAPATFRCASIDCFEFFEPTKEDCIHQYTLHGCCAEKSVCGADKLAKLAQCYLDGRQYYEGQRMYPKEESCKFCYCKPGFDNSTVGADNPNCYETQCGLELHAGDRIAMGCIPIYFGNHRCCPISWKCPSDSDEVIVEGRIEQDDDAQPEPAMQCKFGKLTLNKGDGVSSDDKCVECKCTVPPLAHCIQREDC; encoded by the exons ATGTGGAACAGCATCACTGCCAGCGGTTTGATGCTCGTGGCCGCGCTTGCCACATTGTGTCATG GAGCGTGCGATGAACCGTGCCCGGTGCCGCCAAAACATTACGCCGAGCTTGGCTGCAAACCAATCCTCGAGGAAGGTCAGTGCTGCCCGAAAAG ATACCAGTGTCCCGAGTTGACCGATCGCGATGGAAACAAATGCTACTTCAATGGCAACATTTATCCGGCCGGCGCCAAGCTAGCTCCGGCCGAACAGGAAATTCACTCCTGCTCGCCTGCCTGCTTCTGCTCCAA CCACACCGCACCGGCAACGTTCCGTTGCGCCAGCATCGATTGTTTCGAGTTTTTCGAACCGACCAAAGAGGACTGCATCCACCAGTACACGCTGCACGGGTGCTGCGCGGAAAAGAGCGTTTGCGGTGCGGACAAGCTGGCCAAGCTCGCCCAGTGCTATCTGGACGGCCGGCAGTATTACGAGGGCCAGCGGATGTACCCGAAGGAGGAGTCGTGCAAGTTTTGCTACTGCAAGCCCGGCTTCGACAACAGCACGGTCGGGGCGGACAATCCGAACTGCTACGAGACGCAGTGCGGGCTGGAGCTGCACGCCGGCGACCGGATCGCGATGGGCTGCATACCGATCTACTTCGGCAACCATCGGTGCTGCCCGATCTCGTGGAAGTGCC CATCCGACAGCGATGAGGTGATTGTCGAGGGACGCATCGAGCAGGACGATGACGCCCAGCCCGAACCGGCCATGCAGTGTAAGTTCGGCAAGCTGACGCTGAACAAAGGGGACGGCGTGAGCAGCGACGACAAGTGTGTGGAGTGCAAGTGCACGGTACCACCGCTAGCCCACTGTATCCAGCGGGAGGATTGCTAG
- the LOC1270748 gene encoding neuropeptide Y receptor type 2 isoform X1, with amino-acid sequence MKTGFQFIPENRPLLYIPASRFFWEAPTAPNTSLYNYPLELWSTIPESELIVKLCVFLPIIVFGLLGNGILLEVIFSNRTLRTPSHLLIANLVVTDFLTLLVCPLFFMTHDFFQNYLLGPVGCKLEGLIEGGLLVTSVLGMCVISYDRLSAVVLSSGTRLKGRGTVAAIVFCWLMGFSIAMPLSLYRHFKIRHWKDVDEMYCYEDRSVLATYWEFLLVMLVWVPLGVMLVAYTLIIVKLDRYERNALRRQHPMVVRYKSRVAKTLYIVLLAFIVVRVPFTIMVFVYYNIEPLDHFQFSESFIFVWWLAKVAFIFLNAAINPLIYGLTNKTFKKALRGSKILQCLCRLAPEEPEPTQTPADPSKSTICCCFSRTNSEEMEQSSQDDKILERSRFSRVSRHFRATWLNSTFRNKHPKNETTVDDKS; translated from the exons ATGAAAACGGGATTCCAATTTATTCCGGAGAATCGGCCACTCCTCTACATACCGGCGTCAAGATTCTTCTGGGAAGCACCCACTGCA cccAACACATCCCTCTACAACTATCCGCTGGAGCTGTGGAGTACGATACCGGAGTCGGAGCTGATCGTGAAGCTGTGCGTCTTCCTTCCCATCATCGTGTTCGGGCTGCTCGGCAATGGTATCCTGCTGGAGGTTATCTTCTCCAATCGCACGCTACGCACACCCAGCCACCTGCTGATAGCGAACCTGGTGGTGACCGATTTTCTCACCCTGCTCGTGTGTCCGCTCTTCTTCATGACGCACGACTTCTTCCAGAACTATCTGCTCGGACCGGTCGGCTGCAAGCTGGAGGGGCTTATAGAAG GTGGTCTCCTAGTCACTTCCGTCCTCGGGATGTGTGTCATCAGCTACGACCGACTGTCGGCCGTCGTACTGTCCTCCGGCACCCGTCTGAAAGGACGCGGCACCGTAGCAGCGATTGTGTTCTGCTGGCTGATGGGATTCAGCATTGCGATGCCACTGTCCCTGTATCGTCACTTCAAAATTCGCCACTGGAAGGATGTGGACGAGATGTACTGCTACGAGGATCGCTCCGTACTGGCCACGTACTGGGAGTTTCTGCTGGTCATGCTGGTGTGGGTCCCGCTGGGCGTTATGTTGGTAGCGTACACACTGATCATCGTTAAGCTGGACCGGTACGAACGGAATGCCCTTCGCCGGCAGCATCCGATGGTAGTGCGGTACAAGAGCCGGGTGGCCAAAACGCTCTACATTGTGCTGCTGGCGTTTATCGTCGTCCGGGTGCCCTTCACCATCATGGTGTTTGTGTACTACAACATCGAACCTTTGGACCATTTTCAG TTTAGCGAAAGTTTCATATTTGTCTGGTGGCTTGCGAAAGTGGCGTTCATCTTTCTAAATGCTGCCATCAATCCGCTCATCTACGGACTCACCAACAAAACGTTCAAAAAGGCACTTCGCGGATCGAAGATTTTGCAGTGCCTTTGTCGGTTGGCCCCGGAAGAG CCGGAACCGACACAAACTCCTGCAGATCCCAGCAAATCAACGatctgttgctgtttttcgAGGACGAATTCGGAAGAAATGGAACAATCATCGCAGGATGATAAGATACTTGAGCGGTCACGATTTTCAAGAGTGAG CAGACATTTCCGGGCAACGTGGCTCAACTCGACATTTAGGAACAAGCATcctaaaaatgaaacaactgTAGACGATAAATCATAA
- the LOC1270747 gene encoding uncharacterized protein LOC1270747 yields the protein MSEDTRVKIQVFRPTWEEFKDFPKYIEYIESQGAHKAGLAKIIPPPEWKPRKSGYDLDSLDITIPSPICQVVAGKQGLYQQINIQKNPLTVKQFAELANTERYATPKHFDFEDLERKYWKNITYVAPIYGADVCGSITDKDCNIWNINHLGTILDFVDEDYGISIDGVNTAYLYFGMWKTTFAWHTEDMDLYSINYLHFGAPKTWYAVPPEHGRKLEKLARNSFPASHKTCPAFLRHKMTLISPQILKQHNIPYDKITQEENEIMITFPFGYHAGFNHGFNCAESTNFAMPRWIEYGKRAAQCYCSSEMVKILMDTFVKRFQPDRYEAWMDGTDFGPHPEDPTTILGPPPRILDASGDERDEGIEDGGPAATAAAAPLKKGCNLTVSIRNVSFKEKNPDLDLTDIQQNPHLPDDVKQALYGIADEEEPPKPAKSFKQSSYDPFDDEDEEEEEEEYLERRKKAGKKRKKVDSDYDDDWYSTTHAKSKGRKSGTPKKRDDTPLDTEKRERQLAAKRLNINKKRQEQRLEKERLQQQQQRLEKERLQQQLLLRRQQQNRPTNGKSSNGMIDRQKAMPRTIPPDPLRIETSSNRGGAAVPVGRVCVLKAPFYQRRAASLDEVDPLSVRARQSLPSTKAPKPTTMIGKPAERKSLPDTFLSDVAKRYPELEIRPAKDYLLTSVGCKQEKLSIPSKAVAAKPRSVTKSIQAATSLLLPIGKRPPQGRKSLPAVPSASSAPVATTVSSSAATAGSTSVPTNSTPKPKSTTKRRKSTPAVSAKPVVYETALKKPSPDLFDNSKDFFTVFNQFVAGDQMQVTTTHHPVMDKPVSSVATVPVPTKTSSLPVAGPLWNNKVRPLLVNSTSQIVRAASAALQMPTPPASSTPIQTLKSTEIAATCVNYVAQPRQVPVAPVNSIPSPSSSSTNGPVGGEMSENQRAAAATQQTAADSTVILLHNGNQLNVMDRTILKVPKPPQPPPITIPVVASDGISPNSNGTSQPSSNVINVLIINGTDVSTVTPYTIDTPPLLQDGLLTPIASSTLVQPTACVSDTLIQTNSTCS from the exons ATGTCAGAGGACACACGCGTGAAGATACAGGTCTTCCGGCCCACCTGGGAAGAGTTTAAAGACTTCCCAAAGTACATCGAATACATCGAGTCGCAGGGCGCCCACAAAGCCGGTCTAGCAAAG aTAATTCCTCCACCAGAGTGGAAGCCGCGCAAAAGTGGGTACGATTTGGATAGTTTAGACATTACTATTCCGTCGCCCATCTGCCAGGTGGTTGCCGGCAAGCAGGGGCTCTATCAACAAATCAATATTCAGAAAAATCCACTCACGGTCAAGCAGTTTGCTGAGTTAGCCAACACAGAACG CTATGCTACTCCAAAACATTTCGACTTTGAAGATTTGGAGCGAAAATACTGGAAAAACATAACCTATGTGGCTCCGATTTATGGTGCCGATGTGTGTGGAAGCATCACCGATAAAGACTGCAAT ATCTGGAACATCAACCATCTCGGTACGATTTTGGACTTTGTGGACGAAGATTACGGCATCTCGATCGACGGGGTGAACACCGCCTACCTGTACTTCGGCATGTGGAAAACAACCTTCGCCTGGCACACGGAGGACATGGACCTGTACTCGATCAACTATCTTCACTTCGGGGCACCGAAGACGTGGTACGCCGTGCCGCCGGAGCATGGCCGCAAGCTAGAGAAGCTGGCCAGAAACAGCTTCCCCGCCAGCCACAAGACCTGTCCCGCCTTTCTGCGCCACAAAATGACGCTGATCAGCCCGCAGATACTGAAGCAGCACAACATTCCGTACGATAAGATAACGCAGGAGGAGAACGAAATCATGATCACGTTCCCGTTCGGCTACCATGCCGGCTTCAACCACGGGTTTAACTGTGCCGAGTCGACCAACTTCGCGATGCCCCGGTGGATCGAGTACGGCAAGCGGGCGGCCCAGTGCTACTGCAGCTCGGAAATGGTGAAGATACTGATGGACACCTTCGTGAAGCGATTCCAGCCGGACCGGTACGAGGCGTGGATGGACGGTACGGATTTCGGGCCGCATCCGGAGGATCCGACCACGATACTGGGCCCGCCGCCCCGCATACTGGACGCGAGCGGCGACGAGCGGGACGAGGGCATCGAGGACGGTGGgccggcggcgacggcggcggcggcaccgcTCAAGAAGGGCTGCAACCTGACCGTCAGTATACGGAACGTTTCGTTCAAGGAGAAAAATCCCGACCTCGACCTGACGGACATCCAGCAGAACCCGCACCTGCCGGACGACGTGAAGCAGGCGCTGTACGGCATCGCCGACGAGGAGGAGCCGCCCAAGCCGGCGAAAAGCTTCAAGCAGTCCTCGTATGATCCGttcgacgacgaggacgaggaagaggaggaggaagagtaTCTGGAGCGTCGGAAGAAGGCGGgcaagaagaggaaaaaagtgGACAGCGATTACGACGACGACTGGTACTCCACCACGCACGCCAAATCGAAGGGACGGAAAAGTGGGACGCCCAAAAAGCGGGACGACACGCCACTGGACACGGAAAAGCGTGAAAGGCAGCTGGCGGCGAAAAGGCTCAACATCAATAAAAAGCGCCAGGAGCAGCGGCTCGAGAAGGAAcggctacagcagcagcagcaacggctcGAGAAGGAACGactacagcagcagctgctcctTCGAAGGCAGCAACAAAATCGACCGACGAACGGTAAAAGCAGTAACGGCATGATCGACCGGCAGAAAGCGATGCCGCGCACCATTCCACCCGATCCACTGCGCATCGAAACGAGCTCGAACCGGGGCGGAGCAGCGGTGCCAGTGGGAAGAGTGTGCGTACTGAAGGCACCGTTCTACCAGCGACGGGCCGCATCGCTGGACGAGGTCGATCCGCTCAGTGTACGAGCGCGCCAATCCTTGCCATCGACCAAAGCACCCAAACCGACGACGATGATCGGCAAGCCGGCCGAGCGCAAGTCGCTGCCCGATACCTTCCTGTCGGATGTGGCGAAACGGTACCCGGAGCTGGAAATACGTCCCGCAAAGGATTACCTGTTAACCTCCGTCGGCTGCAAGCAGGAAAAGCTATCCATACCCTCCAAAGCAGTTGCTGCTAAGCCACGAAGTGTAACCAAATCGATTCAGGCAGCCACTAGTCTGCTGCTACCGATCGGCAAACGGCCACCGCAGGGTAGAAAATCGTTACCAGCCGTTCCTAGCGCCAGCAGTGCTCCCGTGGCCACAACAGTCTCGAGCAGCGCTGCCACTGCAGGCAGTACGTCCGTTCCCACAAACTCGACTCCAAAACCAAAATCGACTACGAAGCGACGGAAATCGACGCCCGCCGTGTCCGCCAAGCCGGTAGTGTACGAAACGGCGCTCAAAAAACCGTCGCCCGATTTGTTCGACAACAGCAAAGACTTTTTCACCGTGTTCAACCAATTCGTGGCCGGTGATCAGATGCAGGTGACGACGACGCACCACCCGGTGATGGATAAACCGGTGAGCAGTGTGGCCACCGTACCGGTGCCGACCAAAACAAGCTCCCTGCCCGTTGCCGGACCACTGTGGAACAATAAGGTTCGTCCGCTGCTGGTGAACAGCACCTCGCAGATCGTGCGTGCGGCCAGCGCCGCACTGCAAATGCCGACTCCTCCAGCAAGCAGTACTCCCATTCAAACGCTAAAATCCACTGAAATTGCTGCAACGTGCGTAAACTATGTTGCACAGCCGAGGCAGGTGCCGGTAGCACCGGTAAATAGTatcccatcaccatcatcctcGTCCACGAACGGTCCGGTTGGGGGTGAAATGTCCGAAAATCAACGTGCTGCCGCCGCAACCCAGCAAACCGCCGCCGACTCAACGGTTATACTGCTGCACAACGGCAACCAGCTCAATGTGATGGATCGTACGATCCTGAAGGTACCAAAGCCACCGCAACCACCACCCATTACGATACCGGTGGTAGCATCCGACGGTATCAGCCCGAACAGCAACGGCACGTCACAGCCGTCAAGCAATGTTATTaatgttttaataattaaCGGTACCGATGTGAGTACCGTAACGCCATACACTATTGACACACCACCGCTGCTACAGGATGGTCTACTGACGCCCATCGCGAGTAGTACGCTAGTGCAACCAACAGCCTGCGTAAGCGATACACTAATCCAAACCAATAGTACATGCAGTTAA
- the LOC1270748 gene encoding neuropeptide Y receptor type 2 isoform X2: MKTGFQFIPENRPLLYIPASRFFWEAPTAPNTSLYNYPLELWSTIPESELIVKLCVFLPIIVFGLLGNGILLEVIFSNRTLRTPSHLLIANLVVTDFLTLLVCPLFFMTHDFFQNYLLGPVGCKLEGLIEGGLLVTSVLGMCVISYDRLSAVVLSSGTRLKGRGTVAAIVFCWLMGFSIAMPLSLYRHFKIRHWKDVDEMYCYEDRSVLATYWEFLLVMLVWVPLGVMLVAYTLIIVKLDRYERNALRRQHPMVVRYKSRVAKTLYIVLLAFIVVRVPFTIMVFVYYNIEPLDHFQFSESFIFVWWLAKVAFIFLNAAINPLIYGLTNKTFKKALRGSKILQCLCRLAPEEPEPTQTPADPSKSTICCCFSRTNSEEMEQSSQDDKILERSRFSRVRHFRATWLNSTFRNKHPKNETTVDDKS; the protein is encoded by the exons ATGAAAACGGGATTCCAATTTATTCCGGAGAATCGGCCACTCCTCTACATACCGGCGTCAAGATTCTTCTGGGAAGCACCCACTGCA cccAACACATCCCTCTACAACTATCCGCTGGAGCTGTGGAGTACGATACCGGAGTCGGAGCTGATCGTGAAGCTGTGCGTCTTCCTTCCCATCATCGTGTTCGGGCTGCTCGGCAATGGTATCCTGCTGGAGGTTATCTTCTCCAATCGCACGCTACGCACACCCAGCCACCTGCTGATAGCGAACCTGGTGGTGACCGATTTTCTCACCCTGCTCGTGTGTCCGCTCTTCTTCATGACGCACGACTTCTTCCAGAACTATCTGCTCGGACCGGTCGGCTGCAAGCTGGAGGGGCTTATAGAAG GTGGTCTCCTAGTCACTTCCGTCCTCGGGATGTGTGTCATCAGCTACGACCGACTGTCGGCCGTCGTACTGTCCTCCGGCACCCGTCTGAAAGGACGCGGCACCGTAGCAGCGATTGTGTTCTGCTGGCTGATGGGATTCAGCATTGCGATGCCACTGTCCCTGTATCGTCACTTCAAAATTCGCCACTGGAAGGATGTGGACGAGATGTACTGCTACGAGGATCGCTCCGTACTGGCCACGTACTGGGAGTTTCTGCTGGTCATGCTGGTGTGGGTCCCGCTGGGCGTTATGTTGGTAGCGTACACACTGATCATCGTTAAGCTGGACCGGTACGAACGGAATGCCCTTCGCCGGCAGCATCCGATGGTAGTGCGGTACAAGAGCCGGGTGGCCAAAACGCTCTACATTGTGCTGCTGGCGTTTATCGTCGTCCGGGTGCCCTTCACCATCATGGTGTTTGTGTACTACAACATCGAACCTTTGGACCATTTTCAG TTTAGCGAAAGTTTCATATTTGTCTGGTGGCTTGCGAAAGTGGCGTTCATCTTTCTAAATGCTGCCATCAATCCGCTCATCTACGGACTCACCAACAAAACGTTCAAAAAGGCACTTCGCGGATCGAAGATTTTGCAGTGCCTTTGTCGGTTGGCCCCGGAAGAG CCGGAACCGACACAAACTCCTGCAGATCCCAGCAAATCAACGatctgttgctgtttttcgAGGACGAATTCGGAAGAAATGGAACAATCATCGCAGGATGATAAGATACTTGAGCGGTCACGATTTTCAAGAGTGAG ACATTTCCGGGCAACGTGGCTCAACTCGACATTTAGGAACAAGCATcctaaaaatgaaacaactgTAGACGATAAATCATAA
- the LOC1270748 gene encoding neuropeptide Y receptor type 2 isoform X3: MKTGFQFIPENRPLLYIPASRFFWEAPTAPNTSLYNYPLELWSTIPESELIVKLCVFLPIIVFGLLGNGILLEVIFSNRTLRTPSHLLIANLVVTDFLTLLVCPLFFMTHDFFQNYLLGPVGCKLEGLIEGGLLVTSVLGMCVISYDRLSAVVLSSGTRLKGRGTVAAIVFCWLMGFSIAMPLSLYRHFKIRHWKDVDEMYCYEDRSVLATYWEFLLVMLVWVPLGVMLVAYTLIIVKLDRYERNALRRQHPMVVRYKSRVAKTLYIVLLAFIVVRVPFTIMVFVYYNIEPLDHFQFSESFIFVWWLAKVAFIFLNAAINPLIYGLTNKTFKKALRGSKILQCLCRLAPEEPEPTQTPADPSKSTICCCFSRTNSEEMEQSSQDDKILERSRFSRVR; this comes from the exons ATGAAAACGGGATTCCAATTTATTCCGGAGAATCGGCCACTCCTCTACATACCGGCGTCAAGATTCTTCTGGGAAGCACCCACTGCA cccAACACATCCCTCTACAACTATCCGCTGGAGCTGTGGAGTACGATACCGGAGTCGGAGCTGATCGTGAAGCTGTGCGTCTTCCTTCCCATCATCGTGTTCGGGCTGCTCGGCAATGGTATCCTGCTGGAGGTTATCTTCTCCAATCGCACGCTACGCACACCCAGCCACCTGCTGATAGCGAACCTGGTGGTGACCGATTTTCTCACCCTGCTCGTGTGTCCGCTCTTCTTCATGACGCACGACTTCTTCCAGAACTATCTGCTCGGACCGGTCGGCTGCAAGCTGGAGGGGCTTATAGAAG GTGGTCTCCTAGTCACTTCCGTCCTCGGGATGTGTGTCATCAGCTACGACCGACTGTCGGCCGTCGTACTGTCCTCCGGCACCCGTCTGAAAGGACGCGGCACCGTAGCAGCGATTGTGTTCTGCTGGCTGATGGGATTCAGCATTGCGATGCCACTGTCCCTGTATCGTCACTTCAAAATTCGCCACTGGAAGGATGTGGACGAGATGTACTGCTACGAGGATCGCTCCGTACTGGCCACGTACTGGGAGTTTCTGCTGGTCATGCTGGTGTGGGTCCCGCTGGGCGTTATGTTGGTAGCGTACACACTGATCATCGTTAAGCTGGACCGGTACGAACGGAATGCCCTTCGCCGGCAGCATCCGATGGTAGTGCGGTACAAGAGCCGGGTGGCCAAAACGCTCTACATTGTGCTGCTGGCGTTTATCGTCGTCCGGGTGCCCTTCACCATCATGGTGTTTGTGTACTACAACATCGAACCTTTGGACCATTTTCAG TTTAGCGAAAGTTTCATATTTGTCTGGTGGCTTGCGAAAGTGGCGTTCATCTTTCTAAATGCTGCCATCAATCCGCTCATCTACGGACTCACCAACAAAACGTTCAAAAAGGCACTTCGCGGATCGAAGATTTTGCAGTGCCTTTGTCGGTTGGCCCCGGAAGAG CCGGAACCGACACAAACTCCTGCAGATCCCAGCAAATCAACGatctgttgctgtttttcgAGGACGAATTCGGAAGAAATGGAACAATCATCGCAGGATGATAAGATACTTGAGCGGTCACGATTTTCAAGAGTGAGGTAA
- the LOC1270749 gene encoding zinc transporter ZIP1, producing the protein MDIVAATTERLVETLANGTLSLTPRQDGEEHADHDDDSPTIAKVTSMVVLFSVSMVCGLVPFKLVRWFNLNPATPSGGTHLFLIRLLLSFGGGALLSTTFLHLLPEINHSIEALVETGALPAPDELPFPLGEFLLTSGFFMIYLTEELVHWWMHRRSANARRIARSEKTAPGGSSTMVPIDGGASKHDHAHGHSHLPIGNVTAVYPVTDVDGTQVVPSVVPVPPAPSANGPLRGLLIVLALSIHELFEGLAVGLERSPSAVWLLFGAVASHKFVIAFCVAFELLVAAVRFRIAVLYIFVYSVVSPVGIGIGIALSSVSSDTNQTIEVVSVVLQGLASGTLIYVIFFEILAKDAGHSHGGGGGGAGGEANDEHKHGADDHQHSVSPTNGLWQFLAVLAGFGLLLGIKAATGHSHDHGHSHGGGTEPDHDHDH; encoded by the exons atggACATTGTTGCAGCAACAACCGAGCGGCTGGTCGAAACGCTCGCGAACGGGACGCTCTCGCTAACCCCCCGGCAAGATGGCGAAGAGCATGCCGATCACGATGACGACTCACCAACGATCGCCAAAGTCACCTCCATGGTGGTGCTGTTCAGCGTCAGCATGGTGTGCGGACTCGTACCCTTCAAGCTGGTGCGCTGGTTTAACCTCAACCCGGCCACCCCGTCCGGAGGCACACACCTCTTCCTGATCCGGCTGCTGCTCTCCTTCGGCGGTGGTGCCCTCCTAAGTACCACCTTTCTGCATCTACTGCCCGAGATCAATCACTCGATCGAAGCGCTCGTTGAGACGGGCGCCCTACCCGCCCCGGACGAACTGCCCTTCCCGCTGGGTGAGTTTCTCCTTACGAGCGGCTTCTTCATGATCTACCTCACGGAGGAGCTGGTCCACTGGTGGATGCATCGCCGCTCGGCCAATGCCCGGCGGATCGCACGGTCCGAAAAGACAGCGCCCGGTGGCAGCAGTACAATGGTACCGATCGATGGTGGCGCATCGAAGCACGACCACGCGCACGGACATTCGCATCTTCCGATCGGGAACGTAACCGCCGTCTACCCCGTGACGGATGTGGATGGGACGCAGGTCGTACCGAGTGTGGTACCGGTGCCGCCAGCTCCAAGCGCTAACGGTCCCCTGCGTGGCCTGCTAATCGTACTTGCCCTCTCCATTCACGAGCTGTTCGAAGGGCTCGCGGTAGGTCTGGAACGGTCACCATCCGCCGTATGGTTGCTGTTCGGTGCAGTCGCCTCGCACAAGTTTGTGATTGCGTTCTGCGTCGCGTTTGAGCTGCTGGTGGCGGCCGTCCGTTTCCGCATTGCCGTACTGTACATCTTCGTCTACTCGGTGGTTAGTCCGGTCGGTATCGGCATCGGCATTGCGCTCAGCTCGGTCAGCTCCGACACGAACCAGACGATCGAGGTGGTGTCGGTGGTGCTGCAGGGTCTAGCCAGCGGGACGCTCATCTATGTGATCTTTTTCGAAATTCTCGCGAAAGATGCGGGCCACAGCCAcggtggaggtggaggaggagcaggaggagaagCGAACGATGAGCACAAGCACGGTGCCGATGACCATCAGCATTCGGTGTCGCCCACGAACGGGCTGTGGCAGTTCCTGGCCGTGCTGGCCGGGTTCGGGCTGCTGCTTGGCATCAAGGCCGCAA CCGGACACAGCCACGATCACGGACATAGCCACGGTGGAGGGACCGAACCGGACCATGACCACGATCACTGA
- the LOC1270746 gene encoding zinc finger protein 271, giving the protein MNEIFSCTEEKRLFQLDVCRLCLSQNGEQTGVFSSSSAAALFERIFHCTGVRLADFPDAPTTVCDGCISQLIICEKFVKLCREVDQKLWHRRQHSDKTEAAVQEQDPANTISQSNDEQAPESKVQQMHVKSDEASPNPPCDGKSTNEEFYVVELTDAHHEYELDLPGSESIPVPPATTTSNATDNVKHSHLPVEKQPHSKGRTGSKKTQCTVCGSWQQNLKQHMLVHTGEKRYVCPVCQRAFAQKGNLTYHLNQHTGHRPYRCDQCDKAFKDPQSLRSHKLTHTDERKFKCEVCEDTFKYRSSLVVHMRYHTQNKPFACSECESSFVNSSGLKKHLRTHTGERPYQCGECKKSFKSSHNLRLHKLSHTKERRFQCDLCERWFSYKNVLQTHMQVHRKGQGTCTGSTRPGTKKSTEGEIESKSEG; this is encoded by the exons ATGAACGAAATATTCTCCTGCACGGAGGAAAAACGACTATTTCAGCTAGATGTCTGTCGACTATGCCTTAGCCAGAACGGTGAGCAAACGGGGGTGTTTTCCAGCTCGTCAGCAGCGGCACTGTTTGAACGGATATTTCACTGCACCGGCGTAAGG CTAGCCGATTTTCCCGATGCACCCACAACGGTGTGTGATGGATGCATTTCCCAGCTCATTATTTGCGAGAAGTTTGTGAAGCTATGCCGTGAGGTGGATCAGAAGCTATGGCACCGGAGACAGCACAGTGACAAGACTGAAGCGGCAGTGCAAGAGCAAGATCCAGCGAACACGATCTCGCAATCGAATGATGAGCAAGCACCCGAATCCAAGGTACAGCAGATGCACGTGAAATCGGACGAAGCATCGCCAAACCCTCCGTGCGATGGAAAGAGCACGAACGAGGAGTTTTATGTGGTCGAACTCACGGACGCGCATCACGAGTACGAGCTGGACCTACCCGGCAGCGAAAGTATACCCGTCCCACCGGCCACTACTACCTCGAACGCCACAGATAATGTGAAGCACAGCCATTTACCCGTGGAAAAGCAGCCCCACAGTAAGGGTAGAAccgggagcaaaaaaacacaatgtaCAGTGTGCGGTAGTTGGcagcaaaatttaaagcagCACATGCTTGTCCATACCGGAGAAAAGCGGTACGTGTGCCCCGTTTGCCAGCGCGCTTTCGCCCAGAAGGGTAACCTGACGTACCACCTGAACCAGCACACGGGCCACCGTCCGTACCGGTGCGATCAGTGTGATAAGGCGTTCAAAGATCCACAGTCGTTACGATCTCATAAG CTTACTCACACGGATGAGCGTAAGTTTaagtgcgaagtgtgcgaagaTACGTTCAAGTACCGAAGCTCGCTGGTCGTTCATATGCGGTACCACACGCAGAACAAACCGTTTGCATGCAGCGAGTGCGAAAGCTCGTTCGTGAACAG TTCCGGATTAAAAAAGCACCTGCGAACGCACACCGGCGAAAGACCGTACCAATGTGGCGAGTGtaagaaatcattcaaatcTTCGCACAATCTGCGCCTGCACAAGCTTTCCCACACCAAAGAGCGACGGTTTCAGTGCGATCTGTGCGAACGCTGGTTTAGCTACAAGAATGTGctacagacgcacatgcaagTGCACCGGAAAGGGCAGGGCACGTGCACCGGAAGCACCAGACCAGGAACGAAAAAGAGCACcgagggagagatagagagcaaaAGTGAAggataa